The following proteins are encoded in a genomic region of Ictalurus punctatus breed USDA103 chromosome 15, Coco_2.0, whole genome shotgun sequence:
- the sp5l gene encoding sp5 transcription factor-like: MAALTLSRTDNILHNFLQDRTPSSSPESGPNPLSFLATTCSQAWQVSGTVGTDGAQFPYEGTVGTTSSMFQLWSNDVAPNSSLSAHHMAFTVPKMQFPGHVQSGLGSHSHHHHHHHHHHHHELPLTPPAEPPASYSFEVSPVKMLSSQAQGNAQYYAQHNAVGQNFPSFLQNNSARTHLPGGHIEDSQQWWSLPQSNTGTSSHPFSLGRQLVLGHQPQIAALLQGTSKSLLGSTRRCRRCKCPNCQSTGNTVGSLEFGKKRLHICHIPECGKVYKKTSHLKAHLRWHAGERPFICNWLFCGKSFTRSDELQRHLRTHTGEKRFGCTQCGKRFMRSDHLSKHVKTHQSRKGRSSQPSHADTQLSNIKRE, encoded by the exons ATGGCTGCACTGACGCTCTCCAGAACCGACAACATACTGCATAACTTCTTACAG GATCGTACCCCGAGCTCCTCTCCTGAGAGTGGCCCTAATCCGCTGTCTTTCCTGGCCACCACGTGCAGCCAGGCTTGGCAGGTGAGCGGCACCGTGGGCACCGACGGGGCTCAGTTCCCCTATGAGGGCACCGTGGGGACCACGTCCAGCATGTTTCAGCTCTGGAGCAATGACGTGGCCCCAAACTCCAGCCTGAGTGCCCATCATATGGCCTTCACCGTGCCCAAGATGCAGTTCCCCGGCCATGTGCAAAGTGGCCTGGGCTCTCACTcgcaccaccatcatcatcatcaccaccaccatcaccatgaGCTGCCTCTTACACCTCCAGCTGAACCTCCCGCTTCATACTCATTCGAGGTCTCACCGGTCAAAATGCTGTCGTCGCAGGCGCAAGGAAATGCTCAGTACTATGCACAGCACAATGCTGTTGGCCAGAACTTTCCCAGCTTCCTGCAGAACAATTCAGCCAGAACCCACCTGCCTGGAGGGCACATCGAAGATAGCCAGCAGTGGTGGAGTCTTCCTCAGAGCAACACTGGCACCTCCAGTCACCCATTCTCCCTGGGCAGGCAGCTGGTTTTAGGCCACCAGCCTCAGATTGCTGCTCTGCTTCAAGGAACCTCCAAGAGCCTGCTGGGCTCCACACGCCGCTGCCGCCGCTGTAAGTGTCCAAACTGCCAATCCACGGGGAACACCGTCGGCAGCCTAGAGTTTGGCAAAAAAAGACTGCACATCTGCCACATCCCGGAGTGCGGCAAGGTGTATAAGAAGACCTCGCACCTAAAGGCGCACTTGCGCTGGCATGCAGGTGAGAGGCCCTTCATCTGCAACTGGCTCTTCTGCGGTAAGAGCTTCACGCGTTCAGACGAGCTGCAGAGGcacctgcgcacacacaccggCGAGAAGCGCTTCGGCTGCACACAATGTGGCAAGAGGTTCATGCGTAGTGATCACCTCTCCAAGCATGTCAAGACCCACCAGAGCAGGAAGGGTCGATCCAGCCAGCCCTCACACGCTGACACACAGCTGAGCAACATTAAGAGGGAGTGA